In Synechococcus sp. Nb3U1, one DNA window encodes the following:
- a CDS encoding NAD(P)H-quinone oxidoreductase subunit F: MDWNWLVMSTWMIPLYALLAWVGALIWSPGVTRRTGPRPAGYLNALLSLVTFIHSVGALVAIWGQPTQVMRFPWMQVGDLVLELPLQVSEVTLAACVLVTGLNLAAQVYGFGYMEMDWGWARFFSLLGLFEGGMCALALCDSLFFSYIILEILTLGTYLLVGLWFNQSLVVTGARDAFLTKRIGDLLLLMGVIAIYPLTGSWDFEALAAWAASVQSGAASVDPTLITLVGLGLLAGSVGKCAQFPLHLWLDEAMEGPIPASILRNAVVVGTGAWVLIRLEPLFALSPTVLAVMLTIGGLTAVGGSLVALAQIDAKRALSYLVSAYMGLIFVAVGTGHTQQAYGFLLTYAPAMALLVMAPGTVIWNSITQDLRYLGGLWSRRPVSGLCFLIGMAGILALPPFGSFWVLTDLWQQMWQSGQGLWVAVLTVTNGIAALGLMRVFGLIWGGKPQQMSERSPEVHWPMMLPTTAVMGVALHMPMILAAADLIPAVDWIPSGVMVGSSLVGMALGAWFYLSPERRAVDWAFLADWQDLLANDFYTPKLYRASVVFAVRIISEITAFFDRYVVDGLVNLTSLAVLAGGQVLKYTTSGQLQAYLLTIVVGVALLGWVIL, translated from the coding sequence ATGGACTGGAACTGGCTGGTGATGAGCACCTGGATGATTCCCCTCTATGCCTTGTTGGCTTGGGTAGGGGCGTTGATTTGGTCGCCCGGAGTTACCCGTCGCACAGGGCCGCGTCCAGCTGGGTACTTGAATGCTCTGCTCAGCTTGGTGACTTTTATTCATAGCGTTGGGGCATTGGTTGCCATTTGGGGTCAGCCCACTCAGGTGATGCGGTTTCCGTGGATGCAGGTGGGGGATCTGGTGCTGGAGTTGCCTCTGCAGGTTTCAGAGGTAACCTTGGCAGCCTGTGTGCTGGTGACGGGCTTGAACCTGGCGGCTCAGGTCTACGGCTTTGGCTACATGGAAATGGACTGGGGCTGGGCGCGATTTTTCTCTTTGCTGGGCTTGTTTGAGGGGGGGATGTGCGCCTTGGCCTTGTGTGACTCCCTGTTTTTTAGCTACATCATTCTGGAAATTTTGACTCTGGGCACCTATCTGCTGGTGGGGTTGTGGTTTAACCAATCCCTGGTGGTGACCGGGGCGCGGGATGCTTTCTTAACCAAGCGGATCGGGGACTTGCTGCTGCTGATGGGGGTGATCGCCATCTATCCCCTGACGGGATCTTGGGATTTTGAGGCACTGGCCGCTTGGGCGGCATCGGTGCAGTCGGGAGCGGCAAGCGTGGATCCCACCTTGATCACGCTGGTGGGGCTGGGGTTACTGGCGGGCTCGGTGGGCAAGTGCGCCCAGTTCCCGTTACATCTGTGGCTGGATGAGGCGATGGAGGGACCGATCCCAGCTTCTATTCTGCGCAATGCCGTGGTGGTGGGTACCGGGGCTTGGGTGTTGATTCGGTTAGAGCCCCTGTTTGCCCTCTCGCCGACGGTGCTGGCGGTGATGCTCACCATTGGTGGACTGACGGCGGTGGGGGGATCCCTGGTGGCCTTAGCCCAGATCGATGCCAAGCGGGCCTTGTCCTACCTAGTAAGCGCCTACATGGGTTTGATTTTCGTGGCGGTGGGTACCGGCCATACCCAGCAAGCCTACGGGTTTTTGCTCACCTATGCTCCGGCGATGGCTCTGCTGGTGATGGCGCCGGGCACCGTGATCTGGAACAGTATCACTCAGGATTTGCGCTATTTAGGTGGATTGTGGTCGCGGCGGCCTGTGTCAGGGCTGTGCTTTTTGATCGGGATGGCGGGAATACTGGCTCTGCCCCCCTTTGGCTCCTTCTGGGTACTGACGGATTTGTGGCAGCAAATGTGGCAATCCGGGCAGGGGCTGTGGGTAGCGGTCTTGACCGTCACCAATGGCATCGCTGCCCTGGGGCTGATGCGGGTGTTTGGCCTGATCTGGGGAGGCAAACCGCAGCAAATGAGTGAGCGTTCGCCGGAGGTGCACTGGCCGATGATGCTGCCTACCACGGCGGTGATGGGGGTGGCGCTGCACATGCCAATGATCTTGGCGGCGGCGGATCTGATTCCGGCGGTGGACTGGATCCCCAGTGGGGTCATGGTCGGCTCCAGCTTGGTGGGGATGGCTTTGGGCGCATGGTTTTACCTCAGTCCAGAGCGGCGGGCAGTGGATTGGGCCTTTTTGGCCGATTGGCAGGATTTGCTGGCCAACGACTTCTACACCCCCAAGCTATACCGGGCCAGTGTGGTATTTGCAGTGCGGATTATCTCGGAGATCACTGCTTTCTTTGACCGCTACGTGGTGGATGGCTTGGTGAATTTGACCAGCTTGGCTGTCTTGGCGGGGGGACAGGTTTTGAAATACACCACCTCCGGTCAGCTACAGGCCTACTTGTTGACAATCGTGGTGGGGGTAGCCCTTTTGGGTTGGGTCATTCTCTAG
- a CDS encoding NADH-quinone oxidoreductase subunit M gives MLSVLIALPILGSLLLFLGLGGRKLAVVLSGIPLAISLLLFRGFDLQTAGMQWLERWDWIPQVGLNYSLGLDGLSLLMVALNGLITLIAVLTTEPDVKRPNLFYGLILLMSGAVNGAFAAQNLILFFLFYELVLIPIYLLISIWGSGKRDYAAIKFLIYTAVSAIFLLGAFLAIYWIGDPHSFELAEIRIADFSPAVQTLLLLAVIVAFGIKMPLIPFHTWLPDAYGESSPPVAMLLGGALSKLGTYGLFRFGLQLLPQAWADLGGILAWWGAIAVLAGALAAIAQKDIKRMVAYSSIGHMGYILLGMAAATPISLTGVMVQMVSHGLILALLFDLVGLVERKVGTRDLDVLNGLLNPIRGLPGISALLILGGMASAGIPGLVGFVAEFLIFQGSYSDFPLPTLIGILGTGLTAVYFVILLNRTCFGKLDNRTAYYPRVENWERIPGVTLAALILWFGIQPMNLVKWPQPLAFTLSTQVAQAQTIMLAEATDLAE, from the coding sequence ATGCTGAGTGTCTTGATTGCCTTGCCGATACTGGGATCCCTGCTGCTATTTCTGGGGTTAGGGGGACGAAAGCTGGCGGTGGTGTTGTCAGGGATCCCGTTGGCCATTTCTCTGCTGCTGTTTCGCGGTTTTGACCTACAAACAGCGGGGATGCAGTGGCTGGAGCGATGGGACTGGATCCCGCAGGTGGGGTTGAATTACTCCCTGGGATTGGATGGTTTGTCGCTGTTGATGGTGGCGTTGAATGGGCTGATCACTCTGATTGCGGTGTTAACCACCGAACCGGATGTTAAGCGGCCCAACCTGTTTTATGGCTTGATTCTACTGATGAGTGGCGCAGTGAACGGGGCCTTTGCTGCGCAGAATTTGATTTTGTTTTTCTTGTTCTATGAGCTGGTTTTGATCCCGATTTATCTGCTGATCTCCATTTGGGGCAGTGGTAAACGGGATTATGCTGCCATCAAGTTCCTGATCTATACCGCCGTTTCTGCCATTTTCTTGTTGGGGGCCTTTCTGGCCATCTATTGGATTGGGGATCCCCATAGCTTTGAATTGGCGGAGATTCGCATTGCTGACTTTAGCCCCGCCGTTCAAACGTTGCTGCTGCTGGCGGTAATCGTGGCCTTCGGCATCAAGATGCCGTTGATTCCCTTCCACACCTGGTTGCCGGATGCCTACGGCGAATCCTCCCCTCCAGTGGCGATGCTACTAGGGGGCGCCCTCTCCAAGCTGGGTACCTACGGTCTGTTCCGCTTTGGGTTGCAATTGTTGCCGCAGGCTTGGGCAGATTTGGGCGGGATCCTCGCCTGGTGGGGGGCTATTGCAGTGTTAGCAGGGGCTTTGGCAGCGATCGCCCAGAAAGATATCAAGCGGATGGTGGCCTACAGTTCCATTGGCCACATGGGCTACATTCTCCTGGGCATGGCAGCGGCGACCCCCATCAGCCTGACGGGGGTAATGGTGCAAATGGTCTCCCATGGCTTGATCTTGGCTCTTCTGTTCGACTTGGTAGGCTTGGTGGAGCGCAAGGTGGGAACCCGAGATCTGGATGTGCTGAATGGTTTGCTCAACCCGATTCGGGGTTTGCCGGGGATCAGTGCCCTGCTGATTTTGGGAGGTATGGCTAGTGCCGGGATCCCGGGTTTGGTGGGGTTTGTGGCGGAGTTTTTGATCTTCCAAGGCAGCTACAGCGATTTTCCGTTGCCCACACTGATCGGCATTTTGGGTACAGGTCTGACGGCAGTGTACTTTGTGATTTTGCTTAACCGTACTTGCTTCGGCAAATTGGACAATCGCACCGCCTATTACCCAAGGGTGGAAAACTGGGAGCGGATCCCTGGGGTGACCTTAGCGGCGTTGATTCTTTGGTTCGGGATCCAGCCGATGAATCTGGTGAAATGGCCGCAACCTTTGGCTTTTACCCTCTCCACTCAAGTGGCTCAAGCTCAAACCATCATGCTGGCGGAAGCTACCGATCTTGCAGAGTAG
- a CDS encoding CO2 hydration protein: protein MTTALAATKLPPSTHPFADVIHRLEAGGSMLPDTPENLMQIIGLYKAYAVPMDFYWRDLLYIAEQVFVDPLPFFKFIIPDEYLKLANHYAGDNADLRIWRGIDTAHPELLEFMEKGELKRKLPRILHHLWHDRINMEFAEECMRAMLWHRDMGGLLDPYMDSEEYRQNADRAIRAYVQGNPLLQGLYKLFPDMFMELCRQATMYSVLGLFWEIMAPVFFEMSDLYDEGKLTSVPEAMNFLVNGIFAIAGRPIYHRVRIRGEWYDIVPKSKGFTWLYEAAFPYVEAVFYRTSPFRGTKSYNAQANQIPVDQRDYHYGILYADKFPVGTAGIPPTLLHQDMYHFLPQYLVDYYRQHCRGDEDMLIQLGVSFQRSMYNVTSAVIQAGRAAFLYPLDDPNPRHLMMNRRYFEGQLNRFARPEYGIREAARITYVQDQNYR from the coding sequence ATGACCACAGCCCTCGCAGCCACCAAACTTCCTCCTTCCACCCATCCTTTTGCGGATGTGATCCATCGCCTGGAAGCAGGAGGATCCATGCTGCCAGATACCCCAGAAAACCTGATGCAGATCATCGGCCTCTATAAAGCCTATGCGGTGCCGATGGATTTTTACTGGCGGGATTTGCTCTACATTGCCGAGCAAGTTTTTGTGGATCCCCTGCCTTTTTTTAAGTTCATCATTCCCGATGAATACCTCAAGCTGGCCAATCACTATGCTGGGGACAATGCCGATTTGCGGATTTGGCGCGGCATAGATACTGCTCACCCTGAGCTGTTGGAGTTCATGGAAAAAGGGGAGTTAAAGCGTAAGCTGCCCCGGATTTTGCATCACCTTTGGCATGACCGCATCAATATGGAATTTGCCGAAGAATGTATGCGGGCCATGCTCTGGCACCGGGATATGGGGGGATTGCTGGATCCCTACATGGACTCGGAGGAGTATAGGCAAAATGCGGATCGGGCGATTCGGGCTTATGTACAGGGAAATCCGTTGCTACAGGGCCTGTATAAGCTCTTCCCCGATATGTTCATGGAATTGTGCCGCCAAGCCACCATGTATTCGGTGCTGGGTCTATTCTGGGAGATCATGGCCCCGGTCTTTTTTGAGATGAGCGATCTCTACGACGAGGGCAAGCTCACCAGTGTGCCGGAGGCGATGAATTTTTTGGTGAATGGGATTTTTGCCATTGCCGGGCGACCCATTTATCACCGTGTTCGGATTCGGGGAGAATGGTACGATATTGTGCCCAAATCGAAAGGCTTTACCTGGCTGTATGAAGCGGCTTTTCCTTATGTGGAGGCAGTATTTTATCGTACCTCTCCTTTCCGAGGTACTAAATCCTACAATGCTCAGGCCAATCAAATCCCTGTCGATCAACGGGATTATCACTACGGGATCCTATATGCGGATAAGTTCCCGGTGGGTACAGCTGGGATCCCGCCCACCCTTTTGCATCAGGATATGTACCACTTTCTGCCTCAGTACTTGGTGGATTATTATCGCCAACATTGCCGGGGTGATGAGGATATGCTGATCCAGTTGGGGGTTAGCTTCCAGCGCTCCATGTACAACGTTACTTCGGCAGTTATCCAAGCGGGTAGGGCAGCTTTTCTCTATCCTCTGGATGATCCCAATCCTCGGCATTTGATGATGAATCGTCGTTATTTCGAAGGGCAACTGAACCGTTTCGCCCGGCCTGAATACGGGATCCGAGAAGCCGCTCGCATCACCTATGTTCAAGACCAGAACTACCGCTAA
- a CDS encoding fasciclin domain-containing protein, with product MPDIVDIAVSVEGFSTLVTAVKAANLVDTLKSPGPFTVFAPTDAAFAKLPGGTITTLVQNIPQLTRILCYHVVPGRLKKADLAKFQTVGSVEGSPIDLTIEEDIFEVNNATVIQADIEADNGIIHVIDTVILMRPHWFWPIMNSKLAATAEA from the coding sequence ATGCCAGATATTGTCGATATCGCCGTTTCTGTCGAAGGCTTTTCCACACTGGTGACAGCTGTAAAAGCGGCCAACTTGGTGGATACCCTCAAGAGCCCCGGCCCATTTACCGTCTTTGCCCCTACGGACGCTGCTTTTGCCAAGTTGCCGGGCGGGACGATCACCACATTGGTACAGAATATCCCCCAATTGACTCGCATTCTTTGCTATCACGTAGTGCCAGGCCGTCTGAAAAAAGCCGATTTGGCCAAGTTTCAAACGGTTGGATCTGTGGAGGGATCCCCAATTGATCTGACCATTGAGGAAGATATTTTTGAGGTGAATAATGCCACGGTAATTCAGGCGGATATTGAGGCAGACAATGGCATCATTCATGTGATCGATACAGTGATTCTAATGCGCCCGCATTGGTTCTGGCCCATCATGAATTCCAAGCTAGCGGCCACCGCAGAAGCATGA
- a CDS encoding circularly permuted type 2 ATP-grasp protein: MRFDTYEPGEGFYDELFLAANQPRPEAIPLIERIHSLGEGELQRRQQAAQAAFFQMGITFNVYGDSQGTERIFPFDIIPRIISAAEWERLEKGLKQRIHALNLFIDDIYHDQKIIKNKILPLELIESAKGFLRPCIGLNPPGGIWCHITGTDLIRDRDGTWYVLEDNLRCPSGVSYVLENRRVMKSTFPALFNTMGIQPVDDYPSHLLETLLHLTPPQLANPTVVVLTPGIYNSAYFEHSFLAQQMGVELVEGRDLVVADGYLQMRTTKGLQRVDVIYRRIDDDFIDPLAFRPDSMLGVPGLLEVYRSGRVAIANALGTGVADDKVIYAYVPKMIRYYLGEEAILPNVPTYLCWDPQDQAYVLENLDKLVVKAANESGGYGMLMGSQATPEERAAFAEKIRAQPRNYIAQPTLCLSRVPTLVDRGEGPCLDACHVDLRPYILYGEDIYVHPGGLTRVALKKGSLVVNSSQGGGSKDTWVLCRDPAC; the protein is encoded by the coding sequence GTGCGATTTGATACTTATGAGCCTGGCGAGGGTTTCTACGACGAATTGTTTTTGGCGGCTAACCAACCGCGTCCTGAGGCGATACCGTTAATCGAGCGCATCCACTCCCTCGGAGAAGGAGAACTGCAACGCCGACAACAGGCGGCGCAGGCAGCGTTTTTTCAAATGGGGATTACTTTCAATGTCTACGGGGATAGCCAGGGCACTGAGCGGATTTTCCCGTTTGATATCATTCCGCGCATCATCTCAGCAGCGGAATGGGAGCGGTTGGAAAAGGGCTTGAAACAGCGTATCCATGCCCTCAACCTCTTTATTGATGATATTTACCACGACCAGAAGATCATCAAAAACAAGATCCTGCCGCTAGAGCTGATCGAGTCGGCCAAGGGGTTTTTGCGCCCCTGTATTGGGCTAAACCCACCGGGTGGCATTTGGTGCCACATTACGGGAACGGATCTGATTCGGGATCGAGACGGCACCTGGTATGTGCTGGAGGATAACCTACGCTGTCCGTCGGGGGTATCATATGTACTGGAAAATCGGCGAGTGATGAAAAGTACCTTCCCGGCTCTCTTTAACACCATGGGGATCCAGCCAGTGGATGATTACCCTAGTCACTTGCTGGAAACCCTGCTCCACCTCACTCCTCCACAACTTGCCAATCCAACGGTGGTAGTGCTCACCCCTGGCATTTACAACTCCGCCTATTTTGAACATTCCTTCCTGGCCCAGCAAATGGGGGTGGAATTGGTGGAAGGACGGGATCTGGTGGTGGCGGATGGCTACTTGCAAATGCGAACCACCAAGGGTCTGCAACGGGTGGATGTGATCTATCGCCGTATTGACGATGACTTTATCGATCCCCTGGCATTTCGCCCGGATTCGATGCTGGGGGTGCCGGGGCTGCTGGAGGTGTATCGCTCCGGTCGGGTGGCGATTGCCAATGCCCTAGGGACGGGGGTAGCCGACGACAAGGTGATCTACGCCTATGTACCGAAGATGATTCGCTACTACCTGGGAGAAGAGGCGATTTTACCCAATGTGCCCACCTATCTGTGTTGGGATCCCCAGGATCAAGCCTATGTGCTAGAAAACCTGGACAAGCTGGTGGTGAAGGCGGCCAACGAGTCGGGGGGCTACGGCATGTTGATGGGATCCCAGGCCACACCTGAGGAACGGGCTGCCTTTGCCGAGAAAATTCGCGCCCAACCCCGCAACTATATCGCTCAACCCACCCTATGCCTGTCGCGGGTTCCAACTTTGGTGGATCGCGGCGAAGGTCCTTGCCTGGATGCCTGCCATGTGGATTTGCGGCCCTACATCCTCTACGGCGAAGACATTTATGTCCATCCTGGCGGGCTGACCCGCGTTGCTCTCAAGAAGGGATCCCTGGTGGTGAACTCCTCCCAAGGGGGTGGCAGCAAAGATACCTGGGTGCTGTGTCGGGATCCTGCTTGTTGA
- a CDS encoding gamma carbonic anhydrase family protein — protein sequence MEEAQDTWPIWLDQEPTGMDEVAFIAANATVIGTVELSESVSIWYGAILRGDISPITIGRCTNIQDGAIVHGDPDQPTIIGEEVTIGHRAVIHSARIQGGCLIGIGATILNGVTIGTGSIIGAGAVVAKSVPPRSLAVGTPAKAIRTLTEEEVEKLRIHAQHYVDLAHQHASRFGKFGRPDTSRKSGKSRSK from the coding sequence ATGGAAGAAGCACAGGATACTTGGCCCATTTGGTTGGATCAAGAACCTACGGGAATGGATGAGGTCGCTTTTATCGCCGCCAATGCCACCGTGATCGGAACCGTGGAACTCTCGGAATCTGTGAGCATTTGGTATGGGGCCATTCTGCGGGGGGATATTTCGCCTATTACCATTGGCCGCTGCACTAATATCCAGGACGGGGCGATTGTGCACGGGGATCCCGACCAACCCACGATCATCGGTGAGGAGGTGACCATCGGCCACCGCGCTGTCATCCACAGTGCCCGCATTCAGGGGGGCTGTTTGATCGGCATTGGGGCCACCATCTTGAATGGAGTCACCATTGGAACGGGCAGCATTATTGGTGCCGGAGCTGTAGTCGCCAAGTCGGTGCCACCGCGCTCTTTGGCTGTGGGTACCCCAGCAAAAGCCATCCGCACCCTTACGGAGGAAGAAGTGGAAAAGCTGCGCATCCACGCTCAGCATTACGTGGATTTGGCCCATCAACACGCCAGCCGCTTTGGCAAATTTGGCCGACCAGATACCTCCAGAAAATCTGGAAAATCGCGCTCTAAGTGA
- a CDS encoding Vat family streptogramin A O-acetyltransferase, producing the protein MNGPDPKNPHPMVNFPQICFIKNTVSDPNISIGDYTYYDDPDDSEDFQRNVLYHYPFVGDRLIIGKFCAIARGVKFIMNGANHAIAGFSSFPFFIFGNGWEGSEPPLNAFPFKGDTIIGNDVWIGYDATLLPGVKVGDGAIIGAKAVVSWDVPPYTIVGGNPARVLRQRFSEEVIQELLQIAWWDWDIEKISRNLDKISGADIVALRTCT; encoded by the coding sequence ATGAATGGCCCCGATCCTAAAAATCCTCATCCGATGGTGAATTTCCCACAAATTTGCTTCATCAAAAATACGGTCTCTGATCCAAATATCTCAATTGGGGACTACACCTACTACGACGATCCAGACGATTCGGAAGATTTTCAACGCAATGTTTTGTACCACTACCCTTTTGTGGGGGATCGCCTGATTATCGGTAAGTTTTGTGCCATTGCCCGCGGCGTGAAATTCATTATGAATGGGGCTAATCACGCGATTGCCGGGTTTTCCAGCTTTCCTTTTTTCATCTTTGGCAACGGATGGGAGGGATCCGAACCACCTCTCAATGCTTTTCCCTTTAAGGGAGATACCATCATTGGCAACGATGTTTGGATTGGCTACGATGCCACCCTACTCCCTGGTGTCAAAGTAGGGGATGGAGCAATCATTGGAGCGAAAGCAGTGGTAAGCTGGGATGTGCCCCCTTACACGATTGTGGGTGGAAACCCAGCCCGGGTTCTGCGACAACGCTTTTCTGAGGAGGTGATTCAGGAGCTGTTGCAGATTGCCTGGTGGGATTGGGATATCGAAAAGATCAGTCGGAATCTGGATAAGATCTCAGGAGCCGATATCGTTGCCCTCAGAACCTGCACCTGA
- a CDS encoding alpha-E domain-containing protein, whose product MLSRVADSIYWLNRYVERAENIARFIDVNLNLILDSPSGTAQQWDPIIYTTGDQELFYQRYGEATQDTVVQFLAFDRDYPNSILSCLQWARENARSVREVISSEMWERVNRFYLMVKEAAQQGKNLSQWHDFFTEVKLASHLFAGVMDATMTHGEGWHFGQIGRLLERADKTARILDVKYFILLPSVQYVGTALDELQWIALLKSASAYEMYRKYSRQHRINPQEVASFLILDRQFPRSIQFCLIQADRSLHEITGTPAGTWRDPGERALGRLRSELDYLTIDDIMEQGLHEFLDNLQLQMNRVGDRIYETFFAIQTLQPADPSLPSQRQVQLT is encoded by the coding sequence ATGTTGAGTCGGGTGGCGGATTCGATTTACTGGCTAAACCGCTATGTGGAGCGCGCGGAAAATATCGCCCGGTTTATCGATGTCAACTTGAATCTGATCCTTGACTCTCCCAGTGGCACCGCTCAACAATGGGATCCGATTATTTACACCACTGGGGATCAGGAGTTATTTTACCAGCGCTACGGCGAAGCCACCCAAGATACGGTCGTCCAATTTCTGGCTTTTGATAGGGATTATCCCAACTCGATTCTTTCCTGTCTGCAATGGGCACGAGAAAATGCCCGTTCTGTGCGAGAGGTGATTTCTTCAGAAATGTGGGAGCGGGTCAATCGATTTTATTTGATGGTGAAAGAAGCGGCCCAGCAGGGTAAAAACTTAAGCCAGTGGCACGATTTTTTCACGGAAGTGAAGTTAGCCAGCCACCTCTTTGCTGGGGTGATGGATGCTACCATGACCCACGGTGAGGGCTGGCATTTTGGCCAGATTGGTCGCCTGTTGGAACGGGCTGACAAAACCGCACGGATTTTAGATGTGAAATATTTTATCCTGTTACCTTCTGTACAATACGTGGGCACGGCTCTGGATGAGTTGCAATGGATTGCTTTGCTGAAATCCGCCAGTGCTTATGAGATGTATCGCAAATACAGTCGTCAACATCGCATTAACCCCCAAGAGGTGGCCTCTTTCCTGATTTTGGATCGGCAATTTCCCCGCTCGATTCAATTTTGCCTGATTCAGGCGGATCGGTCTTTACACGAGATTACGGGCACTCCAGCCGGTACCTGGCGGGATCCTGGTGAGCGGGCTTTGGGACGTTTGCGCTCCGAATTAGACTACTTGACCATCGATGACATCATGGAACAGGGCCTACACGAGTTTCTCGATAATTTGCAACTGCAAATGAACCGGGTTGGGGATCGCATTTATGAAACTTTCTTTGCCATTCAAACTTTGCAACCTGCGGATCCCTCCTTACCTTCTCAACGCCAAGTACAATTAACATGA
- the moaC gene encoding cyclic pyranopterin monophosphate synthase MoaC produces MQPDPPYEPGSPLTHLDESGQVRMVDIAGKSVTTRLATAQGQVRMAETTLQAILAGQGPKGNVVETARLAGIMAAKRTAELIPLCHTLPLSSVRVDLDSDPHLPGFLITATVKTSAQTGVEMEALTAVSVAALTLYDMTKALEKTMVIENIRLLRKYGGKSGSFEAEASPTVSSGT; encoded by the coding sequence GTGCAGCCCGATCCACCCTACGAGCCCGGCTCACCCCTCACCCACCTGGATGAATCTGGGCAAGTGCGCATGGTGGATATTGCGGGAAAATCCGTGACCACTCGTCTGGCTACCGCCCAAGGTCAGGTACGCATGGCGGAAACTACCCTGCAAGCTATTCTGGCGGGGCAGGGGCCGAAGGGTAACGTAGTGGAAACGGCTCGGCTGGCAGGGATCATGGCTGCCAAGCGCACTGCCGAGCTGATCCCCCTCTGTCATACCTTGCCCCTCAGCAGTGTCCGTGTTGATCTGGATTCGGATCCCCATCTGCCGGGGTTTCTCATCACTGCCACTGTCAAAACCAGCGCCCAAACCGGGGTGGAAATGGAGGCCCTGACGGCGGTTTCTGTGGCTGCGCTCACTCTCTATGACATGACCAAAGCCCTGGAAAAGACGATGGTGATCGAAAACATTCGCCTGCTGCGCAAATACGGTGGCAAGTCTGGATCCTTTGAGGCAGAAGCAAGTCCGACGGTAAGCTCTGGAACTTAG
- a CDS encoding Tic20 family protein: protein MTWRGEITPINRLWGSLPYLLPLVSALPLGFVPSGLFNSVPALIPIFAPLFRLVPFATGWLGMGVFFALLFLVIRNTRVAHFVRFNTIQALLLNIVLFLVQLLMQMLGMLFGSFGLGVVMGVLATTALLGVIAVTVYAWVQNIRSHYAEVPVLSDAAYAWIRY from the coding sequence ATGACCTGGCGCGGCGAAATTACTCCCATCAATCGGCTGTGGGGATCCCTTCCCTACCTGTTGCCTTTGGTATCGGCTCTACCCTTGGGCTTTGTGCCTTCGGGTCTGTTTAACTCGGTACCGGCCTTGATCCCGATTTTTGCCCCTTTGTTTCGTTTGGTGCCCTTTGCTACTGGCTGGTTGGGCATGGGGGTATTCTTTGCGCTGCTGTTCCTGGTTATCCGCAATACCCGCGTGGCCCATTTCGTCCGTTTCAATACTATTCAAGCTCTGCTGCTGAATATCGTCTTGTTTCTGGTGCAGTTGCTGATGCAGATGCTGGGCATGTTGTTTGGCAGCTTCGGCCTTGGGGTAGTGATGGGAGTTTTGGCAACCACGGCTCTGTTGGGGGTGATCGCCGTCACGGTTTACGCTTGGGTGCAAAATATTCGCAGCCACTACGCTGAGGTGCCTGTTCTTTCGGATGCCGCCTACGCCTGGATTCGCTACTGA